A window from Streptosporangiales bacterium encodes these proteins:
- a CDS encoding helix-turn-helix domain-containing protein, with the protein MATPGGRMLTIDEVLQELSGDDGRPLARSTFYRWLHTGRGPRTVKLPNGKRRIRRVDLDAWLAAHEDAA; encoded by the coding sequence ATGGCTACCCCAGGCGGCCGCATGCTCACCATCGATGAGGTACTCCAGGAACTCAGCGGTGACGACGGACGCCCGTTAGCACGGTCCACGTTCTATCGGTGGCTCCACACTGGCCGTGGTCCACGCACAGTGAAGCTCCCCAACGGCAAACGCCGCATCCGACGTGTCGACCTCGACGCATGGCTCGCCGCGCATGAAGACGCGGCCTGA